A region of Deinococcus aerolatus DNA encodes the following proteins:
- a CDS encoding SRPBCC family protein: MTSGKAGQGPVTAPDHASTGATMPGAERAMFGAAGAFLLTAGLRSGSPFQKLLIGGLGAGLTALAVRGRSPLATALKIQQDGDGHVLVSEAVTIGKSADGLYAVWRKLENLPSLMKHLERVEVLDERRSRWTVKAPAGYSGGEVSWEAELTADEPGRRIAWQSLPGAQVENSGEVLFRAAPGDRGTEVAVHLNYRPLGGSVGAVVARIAGQEPSQQLRDDLMRFKREQELGYHPTTEGQSSGRASRGGKA, translated from the coding sequence ATGACTTCCGGGAAGGCTGGGCAGGGTCCAGTGACTGCTCCGGACCACGCAAGCACCGGGGCCACGATGCCGGGCGCGGAACGCGCGATGTTCGGGGCCGCCGGGGCGTTCCTGCTGACGGCCGGCCTGCGTTCAGGCTCACCCTTTCAGAAGCTGCTGATCGGCGGCCTGGGGGCCGGGCTCACAGCGCTGGCCGTGCGGGGCCGCAGCCCGCTGGCCACGGCGCTCAAGATTCAGCAGGACGGCGACGGTCACGTGCTGGTCAGTGAGGCCGTGACCATCGGGAAGTCCGCCGACGGGCTGTACGCCGTGTGGCGCAAGCTGGAGAATCTGCCCAGCCTGATGAAGCATCTGGAACGGGTGGAGGTGCTGGACGAGCGCCGGTCCCGCTGGACGGTCAAGGCCCCCGCGGGTTATTCGGGCGGCGAGGTGAGCTGGGAGGCCGAACTGACCGCCGACGAGCCGGGCCGGCGCATCGCATGGCAGTCGCTGCCCGGCGCGCAGGTGGAGAACAGCGGCGAGGTGCTGTTCCGTGCCGCGCCGGGGGACCGCGGCACGGAGGTGGCCGTGCACCTGAATTACCGCCCGCTGGGCGGCTCCGTGGGGGCCGTGGTCGCCCGCATCGCCGGGCAGGAGCCGTCGCAGCAGCTGCGCGACGATCTGATGCGTTTCAAGCGGGAGCAGGAACTGGGCTACCACCCAACCACTGAGGGCCAGAGCAGCGGACGGGCCAGCAGGGGAGGCAAGGCATGA
- a CDS encoding CueP family metal-binding protein codes for MRPPPATVFFILASAAWLAAAQSATPSAAQLRGLTPQQALAQANQWRSAGGLQSYLTSDAVMFEFPGGKRSRVALARQQMVVAVAPYVNQTHSCKTHFMSGCQGELVNTPVRVLVRNQAGKTVLDRRMRTLPNGFVELWLDRNQTYRVSLTSGGKAAAGTLTTHAGSDTCVTTLRLQ; via the coding sequence ATGAGGCCTCCTCCAGCAACCGTGTTTTTTATCCTGGCCAGTGCAGCCTGGCTGGCCGCCGCGCAATCGGCCACGCCCAGCGCCGCCCAGCTCCGGGGTCTGACGCCCCAGCAGGCGCTGGCACAGGCGAACCAGTGGCGCAGCGCGGGCGGCCTGCAAAGTTACCTCACCAGCGACGCCGTGATGTTCGAGTTTCCCGGTGGAAAGCGGAGCCGGGTGGCCCTGGCGCGACAGCAGATGGTGGTGGCCGTGGCGCCGTACGTGAACCAGACCCATTCTTGCAAAACGCATTTCATGTCCGGCTGCCAGGGCGAACTGGTGAACACGCCCGTCCGCGTCCTGGTCAGGAATCAGGCGGGCAAAACCGTGCTGGACAGGCGCATGAGGACCCTGCCCAACGGCTTTGTGGAGTTGTGGCTGGACCGCAACCAGACCTACCGGGTGTCCCTGACATCGGGCGGGAAGGCCGCTGCGGGGACGCTGACCACCCACGCGGGCAGTGATACCTGCGTCACCACGCTGCGGTTGCAGTAG